The following are from one region of the Nitrospirota bacterium genome:
- a CDS encoding beta-propeller fold lactonase family protein — MNRKIIVAFMAVAFLMSSAVAAFSNDQDAEVTAGAVYTMTNAADGNQLVVFARGGDGLLTMAGAIPTEGLGSGGGLDPLASQGAIVLTEDHRWLLAVNAGSNEISVFRIMWDGPVLVGKVDSGGEFPVSLTVFHDLVYVLNAGGTANITGFYLGYQGQLTLRSNSTRDLGSGGFAQVGFDPQGNNLVVTDRDENEILVFPLNRHGLPAIHPVTSMSIGLAPFGFVFDEKGHLLVSEAGSGAVSSYAINRNGSLQVISPSIANGQAATCWIARNQRGYVFTANTGSQNLSLYEEERNNGRLDLLDATAGFGNR; from the coding sequence ATGAACAGAAAAATCATAGTGGCATTTATGGCCGTTGCGTTTCTGATGAGTTCGGCGGTCGCTGCCTTTTCTAATGACCAAGATGCAGAAGTCACGGCCGGGGCAGTCTACACCATGACCAACGCCGCCGATGGTAACCAGTTGGTCGTTTTTGCGCGAGGCGGAGACGGTCTCCTCACCATGGCCGGCGCCATACCGACCGAGGGTTTAGGTTCCGGCGGCGGCCTGGACCCTCTGGCCTCCCAGGGCGCCATCGTGCTCACCGAGGACCACCGGTGGCTATTGGCAGTGAATGCGGGCAGCAACGAGATTTCCGTGTTTCGCATCATGTGGGACGGTCCCGTGCTGGTGGGCAAGGTTGACTCAGGCGGCGAATTTCCCGTCAGTCTCACCGTCTTCCATGACCTGGTATATGTCCTGAACGCTGGGGGGACTGCTAACATCACCGGTTTTTACCTGGGTTACCAGGGCCAGTTGACCCTTCGCAGCAATTCCACCCGAGACCTTGGCTCCGGAGGGTTTGCACAGGTGGGCTTCGACCCGCAGGGCAATAACCTGGTAGTTACCGACCGGGACGAGAACGAGATTCTGGTCTTCCCGCTGAACCGGCACGGCTTGCCCGCCATTCACCCGGTAACGTCAATGTCAATCGGTCTCGCTCCTTTCGGGTTCGTCTTTGACGAAAAAGGCCATCTGCTGGTCTCAGAAGCGGGCAGCGGAGCGGTTTCCTCATATGCCATCAATCGCAACGGCTCCCTGCAGGTGATTAGTCCATCGATTGCAAACGGCCAGGCCGCCACTTGCTGGATAGCCAGAAATCAGCGGGGCTATGTTTTTACCGCCAACACCGGCAGCCAGAACCTTTCCCTCTATGAAGAGGAGCGCAACAATGGCCGGCTTGACCTGCTCGATGCGACTGCTGGTTTCGGCAACCGG
- a CDS encoding YHS domain-containing (seleno)protein: MFALVAISCNRSKALSEINVDDDGLAIRGYDAVAYFTRHAAVRGSAEHSLRWKGAEWRFSSAEHLELFRKNPEKYAPQYGGYUAWAVSRGYTADIDPEAWTIVDGKLYLNFSKKVRKTWSRDIPDNIEKADRNWPAVLGSEEGT; the protein is encoded by the coding sequence ATGTTCGCGCTTGTAGCGATTTCCTGTAACCGGTCGAAAGCCCTGTCTGAAATCAATGTGGACGATGACGGACTGGCCATCAGGGGATACGACGCAGTGGCCTATTTCACCCGGCATGCGGCAGTTAGAGGCAGCGCCGAGCATTCCCTCAGATGGAAAGGGGCGGAGTGGCGGTTTTCGAGCGCGGAGCACCTCGAGCTTTTTCGCAAGAACCCCGAAAAATACGCGCCCCAGTACGGAGGTTACTGAGCCTGGGCGGTGAGCCGTGGGTACACGGCTGATATAGACCCCGAGGCGTGGACCATCGTTGACGGAAAGCTTTACCTCAATTTCAGCAAGAAGGTGAGAAAGACATGGAGCCGGGACATCCCGGACAATATCGAAAAAGCCGACCGCAACTGGCCGGCAGTGCTCGGCTCCGAAGAGGGCACGTGA